The proteins below come from a single Arthrobacter crystallopoietes genomic window:
- a CDS encoding PQQ-dependent sugar dehydrogenase has product MRPKPLPRADTSVPGDRRRKDIFRRGQLPATAAVLALGLAACTGPSESPAPNTGSTPSLGDRVTTAATDLESPWSIAVLPDGSALISENDTGVIKHVSDGRTVASVPIDSPLETTGEGGLMGLAVGPDYAENQRLFVYLTAPQDNRVISYRWNNGPLSDAQEVVTGIPKSRIHNGGRLEFGPDGHLYVSTGDASNSQTAQDLDSLGGKILRVTTDGEPAPGNPFPDSPVYSYGHRNVQGMDWDSLGRLWATEFGPTEDDELNLIEPGQNYGWPAVTGAPGDERYVDAVVVWPSTAEASPSGMAIVEDVAWIAALRGERLWRVELAEEGAGEPTALLTDKYGRLRDVALSPEGDLWVLTNGGNPDRMLAVSVK; this is encoded by the coding sequence ATGCGACCTAAGCCACTACCTCGTGCTGACACATCCGTTCCGGGCGACCGGCGCCGCAAGGACATTTTTCGGCGCGGCCAGCTCCCAGCTACGGCTGCGGTGCTGGCGCTGGGGCTGGCGGCTTGCACCGGTCCGTCCGAAAGCCCCGCCCCGAACACCGGCAGCACCCCGTCTTTAGGGGACCGCGTCACAACGGCAGCCACGGATCTGGAGTCGCCTTGGTCCATCGCCGTCCTGCCGGATGGGAGTGCGCTCATCTCGGAAAACGACACCGGGGTGATCAAACACGTCAGCGACGGTCGCACGGTGGCTTCAGTACCGATTGACTCCCCGCTTGAAACAACGGGAGAGGGCGGCCTGATGGGTCTCGCGGTAGGCCCGGACTACGCCGAAAACCAGCGCCTGTTTGTCTATCTGACGGCGCCTCAGGACAACCGGGTCATCAGCTACCGTTGGAACAACGGCCCCTTGTCGGACGCGCAGGAGGTAGTCACCGGGATCCCCAAATCGCGGATCCACAACGGCGGCCGGTTGGAGTTCGGCCCGGACGGCCACCTCTACGTGTCCACGGGCGACGCGAGCAATTCCCAAACGGCCCAGGACTTGGATTCTCTGGGCGGCAAGATTCTCCGGGTCACTACGGATGGGGAGCCCGCACCGGGGAATCCCTTCCCGGACAGCCCCGTGTACAGCTACGGGCACAGAAACGTCCAGGGCATGGATTGGGATTCGCTGGGCCGCCTGTGGGCAACCGAATTCGGCCCCACCGAGGACGACGAACTCAACCTCATCGAGCCGGGGCAGAACTACGGCTGGCCCGCCGTTACCGGCGCACCCGGAGACGAAAGGTATGTGGACGCCGTCGTTGTTTGGCCATCTACAGCCGAGGCCTCCCCCAGCGGCATGGCCATTGTGGAGGATGTGGCCTGGATAGCGGCCCTGCGGGGCGAGCGCCTGTGGCGTGTAGAACTGGCTGAGGAAGGCGCAGGCGAACCTACGGCGCTCCTGACGGACAAGTACGGCAGGCTCCGCGACGTGGCGCTGTCTCCGGAAGGCGACCTGTGGGTACTGACGAATGGGGGCAATCCGGACCGCATGCTGGCCGTTTCTGTGAAGTAG
- a CDS encoding aromatic ring-hydroxylating oxygenase subunit alpha: MSAPVNVALNSRGKLASSLPAHQRAEIAELFEFRRAGYSLDAPFYTDRSIFNIDMEAIFGQHWIYAASVAELPEPGDYVTVDYGPYSLIVLRNDDGDVNVLHNVCRHRGARVLTEAAGSTGNLVCGYHSWTYSPSGDLIHASAPGETKFDKGCFGLKRAHSRMVAGLIFVCIADEPPADFDETSKIFEPYLAPHDLSKTKIAYQQNIIEEGNWKLVMENNRECYHCDGHPELACSLFPTWGLTDGVIPPHLEEVWDRNKEAQSSLEERCRRYGLPYEVVEELDTRVAGIRISRESLDGEGESFSPDGRRLSKKLLGDLRDFRLGRCSMHLQPNSWFHFQGDHVITFAVFPVNEHQTLVRTTWLVADDAEEGVDYDLEKLTYTWKQTNLQDKAFVELCQKGASSPAYEPGPYMKSEYQVEAFINWYVQRVQEHLA; encoded by the coding sequence ATGTCCGCTCCAGTGAACGTGGCCCTCAACTCACGCGGAAAACTCGCTTCATCATTGCCTGCCCATCAGCGGGCGGAAATCGCCGAGCTGTTTGAGTTCCGGCGCGCGGGCTATTCCCTCGATGCCCCCTTCTACACAGACCGGTCGATTTTCAACATCGACATGGAGGCCATTTTTGGCCAGCACTGGATCTATGCTGCCAGCGTCGCCGAACTGCCGGAGCCGGGCGACTACGTCACCGTCGACTACGGGCCCTACTCCCTGATCGTGCTGCGCAACGACGACGGCGATGTGAACGTCCTGCACAACGTGTGCCGCCACCGCGGCGCCCGCGTCCTGACCGAAGCTGCGGGATCAACGGGAAACCTGGTCTGCGGCTACCACTCCTGGACCTACTCGCCCAGCGGCGATCTGATCCACGCCTCGGCTCCCGGGGAAACGAAGTTCGACAAGGGCTGCTTCGGCCTCAAGCGAGCCCACAGCCGCATGGTCGCCGGGCTCATCTTCGTCTGCATTGCAGATGAGCCGCCGGCGGATTTCGACGAAACCTCTAAGATCTTCGAGCCTTACCTCGCACCCCACGATCTGTCGAAGACCAAAATCGCCTACCAGCAGAACATCATCGAAGAGGGCAACTGGAAGCTGGTCATGGAGAACAACCGTGAGTGCTACCACTGCGACGGCCACCCGGAACTGGCCTGTTCCCTCTTTCCCACCTGGGGCCTGACGGACGGCGTTATCCCGCCCCATCTCGAGGAGGTGTGGGACCGCAACAAGGAAGCGCAGTCCTCGCTTGAGGAGCGTTGCCGCCGCTATGGCCTTCCCTACGAGGTCGTCGAGGAGCTTGACACGCGCGTAGCGGGAATCCGCATCTCACGGGAATCACTGGACGGTGAAGGCGAATCGTTCTCCCCCGATGGGCGCAGGCTCTCCAAGAAGCTGCTCGGTGACTTGCGGGACTTCCGCCTTGGCCGCTGCTCTATGCATCTGCAGCCCAACAGCTGGTTCCATTTCCAAGGGGACCACGTCATCACGTTCGCCGTCTTCCCCGTCAACGAACACCAGACACTGGTACGCACCACCTGGCTGGTGGCTGACGACGCCGAGGAAGGTGTCGATTACGATCTGGAGAAACTCACCTACACGTGGAAGCAAACTAATCTTCAGGACAAGGCCTTCGTGGAGCTGTGCCAGAAGGGCGCTAGCAGCCCCGCCTACGAGCCCGGCCCGTACATGAAGAGCGAATACCAGGTAGAGGCGTTCATCAACTGGTACGTGCAGCGCGTGCAGGAGCACTTGGCATGA